In Chloroflexota bacterium, one DNA window encodes the following:
- a CDS encoding phosphatase PAP2 family protein, translated as MQQAPTKPRWQPDLSETTFNGLRALLISSAATLGLIAIFWWLTSLINPEISQFDRAGLAGGFWLRTQLPYLNPIFHLATWLGTLYGLALQTLIVGYWLYRRKPTAWRSRLSVIVLALLGAAIWMTLLKQGFARPRPSIFEPAYQISTYSFPSGHAMAAAAWYGSMAIALSYGHTQSRRWGIIIGLAAMAVLIGTSRVVFAVHYPTDISAGWIGGIAWLACLRAVWHGISWQRQRRQLN; from the coding sequence ATGCAACAAGCACCAACCAAGCCACGTTGGCAACCCGATCTTTCCGAAACGACATTCAATGGTTTGCGGGCATTGCTCATTTCGAGTGCCGCCACCCTTGGATTAATTGCAATCTTTTGGTGGCTGACCAGCCTGATCAATCCTGAAATTAGCCAATTTGATCGGGCGGGCTTGGCTGGTGGTTTTTGGCTGCGCACTCAGTTGCCCTACCTCAACCCCATTTTTCACCTCGCGACATGGCTTGGCACGCTCTACGGTTTAGCATTGCAAACATTAATTGTCGGCTATTGGCTCTATCGACGCAAGCCAACAGCATGGCGCAGTCGCCTGAGCGTAATCGTTTTGGCCCTGCTTGGCGCGGCCATTTGGATGACCTTGCTCAAGCAGGGCTTTGCCCGGCCACGCCCTAGCATCTTCGAGCCAGCTTACCAGATTAGCACCTACAGCTTCCCCAGTGGCCATGCCATGGCTGCCGCAGCTTGGTATGGCAGTATGGCCATAGCTCTCAGTTATGGCCATACCCAATCACGGCGTTGGGGGATTATTATTGGGTTGGCAGCCATGGCAGTGTTGATCGGCACATCACGGGTTGTATTCGCGGTGCATTATCCGACCGATATTAGCGCAGGCTGGATTGGCGGAATCGCTTGGTTGGCCTGTTTACGGGCAGTTTGGCATGGCATTAGTTGGCAACGCCAGCGCCGCCAATTGAATTAG
- a CDS encoding carbohydrate-binding protein, producing the protein MLRWLHNRWIWSLFLLGLLVGSAHATANQAPLAAIPAQPQLLIGQSNQRAWENFSQLGGTPAGGSIYYEVRGAKFNQGKNGVEIHRQYADFLAARNQYIQIGVSWKDNPPGWSGTGDNAPASRQATLDIATGRYNSNFQPLIDYINSHPNGKFLLRIDYEVSSAFHCTSSDCSSYKNAYNYVAQLIRSRATAGNVEFIYHPVRGEFAQLYPGDTNVDWIGLSVFNHEVCLPIYDQGAYQYNGTPGIGFDTQTNQCKGYVLRRDSNGNLNATPQNFDYDFNVLSMLKFAKDHAKPMILAESAPMNFAPGQNSNGTEADAMVTTWVQRMFGLMSYNGPLPNQEGSHNLSGVVKAIVYMNIDMRYGWDGYYGQSGFEFPYDANWFNNAQLTDYSQARQTFCTNLSNRGFSTRCGGTPQPSATPNQPQPSATPTPPASGRDAYSRIEAESFNGQNGLQIVNSGVASGGAKVGYSNTGDWIKLSGVNFANTRPQQVVLRYSSPRTTAYVLEVRLDSPTGSLLASPGMNGTGGWDNFQTLSFNLSNATTGTRDVYVVWRANDSGSIADLDWLSFTR; encoded by the coding sequence ATGCTGCGCTGGTTGCACAATCGCTGGATCTGGAGTTTATTCCTGCTTGGATTACTCGTAGGGAGTGCCCATGCCACGGCCAATCAAGCGCCGTTAGCAGCAATTCCGGCTCAGCCACAGCTACTAATTGGTCAATCCAATCAACGAGCTTGGGAAAATTTTAGTCAACTTGGCGGCACGCCCGCAGGTGGCTCGATTTACTACGAGGTACGCGGAGCAAAATTCAATCAAGGCAAAAATGGCGTTGAAATTCATCGCCAATACGCCGATTTTCTAGCTGCCCGCAATCAATATATTCAAATCGGCGTAAGTTGGAAGGATAACCCGCCAGGTTGGAGCGGCACAGGTGATAATGCACCAGCCTCGCGCCAAGCCACGCTCGATATCGCCACAGGTCGTTATAACAGCAATTTTCAACCATTAATCGACTATATCAATAGTCATCCAAATGGCAAATTTTTGCTGCGCATCGATTATGAAGTGAGTTCAGCCTTCCACTGTACAAGCAGCGATTGTAGCTCCTACAAAAATGCCTATAACTACGTAGCACAATTGATTCGCAGCCGAGCAACCGCTGGCAATGTAGAGTTCATCTATCACCCAGTGCGCGGCGAGTTTGCCCAGCTCTATCCAGGCGATACTAATGTCGATTGGATTGGCCTCTCAGTATTTAATCACGAAGTATGTCTACCAATTTACGACCAAGGGGCATATCAATACAACGGCACACCTGGAATTGGCTTTGACACCCAAACCAACCAGTGCAAAGGCTATGTGCTGCGTCGCGATAGCAATGGCAACTTGAATGCCACACCCCAGAATTTCGATTATGATTTCAATGTGTTGAGCATGCTTAAATTTGCCAAAGATCATGCTAAACCGATGATCTTAGCGGAATCGGCTCCCATGAATTTTGCGCCAGGCCAGAATAGCAATGGCACCGAAGCCGATGCCATGGTCACAACCTGGGTGCAACGCATGTTTGGCTTGATGAGTTATAACGGGCCATTGCCCAATCAAGAGGGCAGCCACAATTTAAGCGGCGTGGTCAAGGCAATTGTCTACATGAACATCGACATGCGCTATGGCTGGGATGGCTACTATGGCCAAAGTGGCTTTGAATTCCCCTACGATGCCAATTGGTTCAATAACGCCCAACTAACCGACTATAGCCAAGCTCGCCAAACATTTTGCACCAATTTGAGCAATCGCGGCTTTAGCACGCGCTGCGGTGGCACGCCACAGCCAAGTGCCACGCCGAATCAGCCGCAGCCAAGCGCCACCCCAACTCCACCAGCAAGCGGGCGCGATGCTTACAGCCGAATTGAAGCCGAAAGTTTTAATGGCCAAAATGGCTTGCAAATCGTTAATTCAGGAGTAGCCAGTGGCGGAGCCAAAGTCGGTTATTCTAACACTGGCGATTGGATTAAACTTAGTGGCGTGAATTTTGCAAATACTCGCCCGCAACAAGTTGTCTTGCGTTACAGTTCGCCACGTACCACAGCTTATGTGCTCGAAGTGCGGCTTGATAGCCCAACCGGCTCATTGCTGGCAAGCCCAGGCATGAATGGAACAGGCGGCTGGGACAATTTCCAAACGCTCAGTTTCAATCTCAGCAATGCCACAACTGGCACGCGTGATGTGTATGTGGTCTGGCGGGCAAATGACTCTGGTTCAATCGCCGATCTGGATTGGCTCTCGTTTACGCGCTAA
- a CDS encoding substrate-binding domain-containing protein, protein MQRTHHPTIGVLAGWQMYDGSLPHSYLAPAYQGIAAAARDYRCNLLMACGINRMPYVPRPAWPGLAASMDFIPVGPWNTAGLIIFPGTMLNEQPEFWADLTASGHPTVCVSRGGLGRTLAIDGASGVIQALEHLLEHGHRQIALLQGKLDVPSDGEERLRAFEHYHQQHGLVLDPRLIAEGDFTQLGGELAMQRILQAGVSFSAVLASNDAMAIGALAALQRAGLQVPNDVALIGFDDQLIARAQMPPLTTIRQPIFEMGYRALEWLLEQIHGQTDAHELELFPARLVVRDSCGCGSIKRLQQTELESITQAQVVGQFSQTLLTMTMQLTTNEIQRYAAQLIEALWGSLTAHNEQSFWLALDELLHELDQRENDWDAWQTALDQLEVAVEQSADFSQTQRDLAHSILRRCQLRLSERLRRDGVRGLVQQIHAADTLGMMTTQLTTATTEAQIYQILAEWLPRLGISATHINFYEPRAGDPVAWCRGGSLANGGLSLNYHFASRQFPPTQLLNAEPRQLTLLPLIIPDSSNGFVAFETNSLGACAAVVMQLASALRSARLYQQAQEANRLKSRFLSMVSHELCTPLTLIVGLSEMLLAQEQPNPVQSLSDLERIHLSSQHLGRLLRDVLDLASSDYGQLRLEHKPVDLQAVFEVVRLSGEQLAHSKGLNWQADIPTELPQVWGDQTRLAQIALNLISNAVKFTLRGTVRLQIQVADSTIITTVSDTGLGIAEADQGLIFDEFRRLDHGHSGGLGLGLAIAKRLVEGHGGTIGLNSTLGVGSDFFFTLPILAPANLNVPQSSELAAFGLPETETNNLPRQILVVDDEALVLDLHVRMLQSRLPADRIIPAQSGQEALVLMQQLALDLVILDLMMPELDGFAVLDVMRSKESLRQLPVIVLSAQMLTEPAMIRLSQSVTTVLVKGMFNAHEIQAYVEEALSQHPQSSYETRRMVRKAMAWIHANYAEPLTREDLARYVGVSERHLTRCFRTQVGVTPMAYLNRYRVTRAKELLQTTDTSITAIALATGFSDSAHFSHVFQKIAGSSPSAFRRNPVAEPS, encoded by the coding sequence ATGCAGCGTACCCACCATCCAACAATTGGGGTTTTGGCCGGCTGGCAGATGTATGATGGCTCGTTGCCGCATAGTTATCTTGCGCCTGCCTACCAAGGGATCGCCGCTGCTGCCCGCGACTATCGTTGCAATTTGCTGATGGCATGTGGGATTAATCGTATGCCCTATGTGCCACGTCCGGCTTGGCCTGGCTTAGCTGCGAGTATGGATTTTATTCCGGTTGGGCCGTGGAATACCGCTGGTTTGATTATTTTTCCGGGGACGATGCTGAATGAGCAGCCCGAATTTTGGGCCGATTTGACTGCTAGTGGCCATCCAACCGTCTGTGTTTCGCGCGGTGGCTTGGGGCGTACCTTGGCGATCGATGGCGCAAGCGGGGTGATTCAGGCGCTTGAGCATTTGCTCGAACATGGTCATCGCCAAATTGCCTTGTTGCAAGGCAAACTTGATGTGCCAAGTGATGGCGAGGAACGTTTGCGGGCCTTCGAGCACTATCATCAGCAGCATGGCTTGGTGCTCGATCCACGTTTGATTGCCGAAGGCGACTTTACCCAATTGGGTGGTGAGTTGGCGATGCAGCGCATTTTGCAAGCGGGAGTTTCATTTAGTGCAGTGCTGGCTAGCAATGATGCTATGGCGATTGGAGCCTTGGCGGCGTTGCAACGGGCGGGTTTGCAGGTTCCTAACGATGTGGCCTTGATTGGTTTTGATGATCAATTGATTGCGCGAGCACAAATGCCACCCTTGACCACGATTCGCCAGCCAATTTTTGAAATGGGCTATCGGGCTTTGGAATGGCTGCTTGAGCAGATTCATGGCCAAACTGATGCGCATGAACTTGAGTTGTTTCCGGCACGGTTGGTGGTGCGTGACTCCTGTGGTTGTGGCTCGATTAAGCGTTTGCAACAAACGGAGCTTGAATCAATAACCCAAGCCCAAGTAGTTGGACAATTTAGCCAAACCCTCCTTACCATGACCATGCAGCTGACAACCAACGAAATTCAGCGTTATGCCGCGCAATTAATTGAGGCGTTGTGGGGAAGTTTGACTGCCCACAACGAACAATCATTTTGGCTCGCACTCGATGAACTGTTGCATGAGCTTGACCAGCGTGAGAATGATTGGGATGCGTGGCAAACTGCGCTTGATCAGCTTGAAGTAGCCGTCGAACAATCTGCCGATTTCAGCCAAACCCAACGCGATTTGGCGCACTCAATCTTGCGGCGCTGTCAATTGCGGTTGAGCGAACGGTTGCGGCGTGATGGAGTGCGCGGTTTAGTTCAACAAATTCATGCTGCTGATACGCTTGGTATGATGACGACCCAACTGACGACCGCCACCACTGAGGCGCAGATCTATCAAATTTTGGCTGAATGGCTGCCCCGTTTGGGCATCAGTGCTACCCATATCAATTTTTACGAGCCAAGGGCGGGCGATCCGGTGGCATGGTGTCGCGGTGGTAGCCTAGCCAATGGCGGTTTAAGCTTGAATTATCACTTTGCTAGTCGCCAATTTCCGCCAACTCAGTTGCTAAACGCTGAGCCTCGCCAATTAACCCTTTTGCCATTAATTATCCCCGACAGCAGCAATGGCTTTGTGGCCTTTGAAACCAACTCGTTGGGGGCTTGTGCTGCGGTGGTGATGCAATTGGCTTCGGCCTTGCGCAGTGCTCGTTTATATCAACAGGCCCAAGAGGCTAATCGGCTTAAAAGTCGTTTTTTATCGATGGTTAGCCATGAATTATGTACACCATTGACATTAATTGTTGGGTTAAGCGAGATGTTGCTTGCCCAAGAACAACCTAATCCCGTTCAATCGCTCAGCGATCTTGAGCGGATTCACTTGAGTTCGCAGCACTTGGGGCGTTTGCTGCGCGATGTATTGGATCTTGCCAGTAGCGATTATGGTCAATTACGTTTGGAGCATAAACCTGTTGATTTACAAGCAGTGTTTGAGGTGGTGCGGCTTTCTGGCGAGCAATTAGCCCATTCCAAAGGGCTGAATTGGCAGGCCGACATCCCAACAGAGCTCCCGCAAGTGTGGGGTGATCAAACTCGTTTAGCTCAAATTGCCCTCAATTTAATTAGCAATGCCGTGAAATTTACCCTGCGTGGCACGGTTCGCTTACAGATACAAGTCGCTGATTCAACGATTATCACCACGGTCAGCGATACTGGGTTGGGGATTGCCGAGGCTGACCAAGGTTTGATTTTCGATGAATTTCGGCGCTTGGATCATGGTCATAGTGGTGGTTTAGGCTTAGGTTTGGCAATCGCCAAGCGACTGGTTGAAGGCCATGGCGGCACGATTGGTCTGAATTCGACATTGGGGGTTGGTTCGGATTTCTTTTTTACCCTGCCAATTTTAGCACCTGCCAACCTAAATGTACCGCAATCAAGTGAATTAGCAGCCTTTGGCTTGCCTGAAACTGAAACCAACAATCTGCCGCGCCAGATTTTGGTGGTTGATGATGAAGCCTTAGTTTTGGATTTGCATGTGCGAATGTTGCAAAGCCGTTTGCCAGCTGATCGAATTATTCCGGCCCAGAGTGGCCAAGAAGCCTTGGTCTTAATGCAGCAGCTTGCGCTTGATCTCGTGATTCTTGATTTGATGATGCCGGAACTTGATGGCTTTGCAGTGCTTGACGTGATGCGCTCTAAGGAATCGTTGCGCCAACTGCCAGTGATCGTGCTTTCGGCCCAGATGTTGACCGAACCAGCCATGATTCGGCTGAGCCAGAGCGTTACAACTGTGTTGGTCAAGGGCATGTTTAACGCTCACGAAATTCAGGCCTATGTTGAAGAAGCACTGTCGCAACATCCACAAAGCAGTTATGAAACTCGGCGGATGGTGCGCAAAGCTATGGCTTGGATTCATGCCAATTATGCTGAGCCATTGACTCGTGAAGATTTGGCACGGTATGTTGGGGTTAGTGAGCGCCATTTGACCCGTTGTTTTCGGACGCAAGTTGGCGTAACTCCGATGGCCTATCTTAACCGCTATCGGGTTACGCGGGCCAAAGAGCTATTGCAAACCACCGATACGAGCATTACCGCGATTGCTTTGGCCACAGGTTTTAGCGATAGCGCT
- a CDS encoding carbohydrate-binding protein: protein MRPNHLRTVAAVVVLLAMIALNLNVYPTYAAVGGRNLPANGKILFFMGQDSTTLTDYKNQVINGGFGAPQPGGVTLYTNLLLGGDPPAMAGMYGSANWGAGEVNFDTTLSQYPNAALAIGLYLSDSSTGCNNQPLRAIMGRNDADVTAGNPSLINQYRAKVDELINKLKSYNRQVFLRIGYEYDGPWNCYSADFYKEAFRYIKGRIDALGATQVATVWQSAAWPLNEHPDHPEWNYIVTTNDHFDVWYPGDAYVDWVGMSAFYNSGSVGTQWSCQATSIAPVELQNRILNFARARSKPVMIAEASPQGYSTSLLTKNCLFANAPTGTNASEIWSQWYAPFFAYIQANSDVIRAVAYINTNWESQTLWKCVGQPGGTGCPNGYWGDSRIQAQASIRTNFINELKKSIYVNGTGSPQPTATPNQPQPTATPNQPQPTATQPAGGRDAYARIEAESFNSQSGLQIVSSGVASAGAKVGYSNNGDWIKLSGVNFGSSRPQLVSLRYSSPRSVAYVLEVRLDSPTGPLLASPGMNGTGGWDAFQTINFNVSNGPTGTRDVYVVWKANDTGSIADLDWITFTR from the coding sequence ATGAGGCCCAATCATCTTCGCACCGTCGCTGCTGTTGTTGTCCTTTTGGCAATGATTGCCCTAAACCTGAACGTCTACCCCACCTATGCGGCGGTCGGTGGCCGCAATCTCCCCGCCAACGGCAAAATCTTGTTTTTTATGGGGCAAGATAGCACAACCCTAACCGATTATAAAAACCAAGTGATCAATGGCGGTTTTGGCGCACCCCAACCAGGCGGCGTGACGCTCTACACCAATTTGTTGCTTGGCGGCGATCCACCAGCCATGGCCGGAATGTATGGTTCGGCCAATTGGGGCGCAGGCGAGGTAAATTTCGATACCACCCTGAGCCAATATCCCAATGCAGCTTTGGCGATTGGCTTGTATCTCTCGGATAGCTCGACTGGCTGTAATAACCAACCATTGCGGGCAATTATGGGCCGCAACGATGCCGATGTAACCGCTGGCAATCCTAGCCTGATCAACCAATATCGTGCCAAAGTTGATGAGTTGATCAACAAACTCAAAAGCTACAATCGTCAAGTCTTTTTGCGCATCGGCTACGAATACGATGGCCCATGGAATTGCTATAGCGCCGACTTCTACAAAGAGGCTTTTCGTTATATCAAAGGCCGGATCGATGCCTTGGGCGCAACCCAAGTTGCTACGGTTTGGCAATCAGCAGCCTGGCCGCTGAACGAACATCCTGATCATCCTGAATGGAATTATATTGTGACCACCAACGATCACTTTGATGTCTGGTATCCAGGTGATGCCTATGTCGATTGGGTCGGGATGTCGGCCTTCTACAACAGCGGCTCGGTTGGCACCCAATGGTCATGTCAAGCCACGAGCATCGCTCCGGTCGAATTGCAAAATCGTATTTTGAACTTTGCCCGCGCCCGTAGCAAGCCCGTGATGATCGCCGAAGCTTCGCCCCAAGGCTATTCCACCAGCCTCTTGACCAAAAATTGTTTGTTTGCCAATGCGCCAACTGGCACGAACGCGAGCGAAATTTGGTCACAATGGTATGCGCCATTCTTTGCCTATATCCAAGCCAACAGCGATGTGATTCGCGCAGTTGCCTACATTAACACCAACTGGGAAAGCCAAACCCTGTGGAAATGTGTCGGCCAACCTGGCGGCACTGGCTGTCCCAACGGCTATTGGGGCGATTCACGAATCCAAGCCCAAGCCAGCATTCGCACCAATTTTATCAATGAACTCAAAAAATCGATCTATGTTAATGGCACTGGCTCGCCACAACCAACTGCCACGCCAAATCAACCACAACCAACTGCGACACCTAATCAACCACAACCAACCGCAACCCAACCAGCAGGCGGGCGTGATGCTTATGCCCGCATCGAAGCCGAAAGCTTCAATAGCCAAAGTGGCTTGCAAATCGTTAGCTCAGGAGTCGCCAGTGCTGGAGCCAAAGTTGGCTATTCCAACAATGGCGATTGGATTAAGCTCAGCGGCGTAAATTTTGGTAGCTCACGCCCGCAACTCGTCAGCTTGCGCTATAGCTCACCACGCAGCGTCGCCTATGTGCTTGAAGTGCGCCTCGATAGCCCAACTGGCCCATTATTAGCCAGCCCAGGCATGAACGGCACAGGCGGCTGGGATGCCTTCCAAACCATCAATTTCAATGTCAGCAACGGGCCAACTGGCACCCGCGATGTCTATGTGGTTTGGAAGGCCAATGACACTGGCTCTATCGCTGACCTCGACTGGATCACATTCACCCGCTAA